A window from Chrysemys picta bellii isolate R12L10 chromosome 2, ASM1138683v2, whole genome shotgun sequence encodes these proteins:
- the LOC122172315 gene encoding uncharacterized protein LOC122172315 isoform X1, with the protein MEHGCLKYDFFSRSHNFGMSGTLTPTSRLLMAWMRRNMKGMKQCRAKITELRQVYQKAREANHYSGAMSKTCRFYKELHAIFSYDPTSTTKIPMDTSGGLKATASRVNLKDEVVDNEVELEEDVGQVTGSSGGMASQDLFLTLERSNQSQQSISGMPEAGEGSSIKYSFCFDTACLHEETLPCQSAITSGGTKAAHKRAAYGPDLKPHACRRCVLGSSVTLSSVTSDVPLRASSYMLVECLRQIRRRLRRSKEDMFRELLQSSDQAKSEHRAWRETINEKLEMDSQKRRQTQEQVNKAHAGPNRDAVVPDCAAGRTHVCSTPPTAHTELPSLPLSPIPLMFPALHSTPCTPSLGTFSIMTAGLTCSWEILVSLIRNVHLCIAV; encoded by the exons GAACTTTGACACCTACAAGCCGATTGCTCATGGCATGGATGAGAAGGAACATGAAAGGGATGAAGCAGTGCCGTGCTAAGATCACAGAGCTGAGGCAagtgtaccagaaggcaagggaagcCAACCATTACTCTGGTGCAATGTCaaaaacatgccgcttctacaaggagctgcatgccattttcAGCTatgaccccacctccactacCAAAATCCCCATGGATACTTCAGGGGGACTGAAGGCAACAGCCAGCAGAGTCAATCTCAAGGACGAAGTGGTGGACAATGAGGTCGAGTTGGAGGAGGATGTGGGACAGGTAACAGGCTCATCTGGTGGCATGGCAAGCCAGGATCTCTTTTTGACTCTGGAGAGGTCTAACCAGTCCCAGCAGTCCATCTCTGGCATGCcagaagcaggagaggggagctcCATCAAGtactcattttgctttgatactgcATGCTTACATGAG GAAACTTTGCCATGCCAATCGGCAATTACTTCTGGAGGAACCAAAGCAGCACACAAGCGAGCAGCATACGGACCTGATCTGAAGCCACACGCATGCAGGAGATGTGTCCTTGGATCTTCGGTTACCCTCAGTAGTGTGACTTCAG atgtgcccttgagggCCAGCTCCTACATGCTGGTGGAGTGCCTCCGTCAGATAAGGAGGCGATTGAGGAGGAGTAAGGAGGACATGTTTCGTGAATTGCTGCAATCTTCAGATCAGGCCAAGAGCGAGCACAGAGCATGGAGAGAGACCATAAATGAGAAACTAGAAATGGATAGCCAGAAGAGGAGACAGACTCAGGAGCAGGTTAATAAAGCTCATGCAGGACCAAACAGAGATGCTGTGGTCCCTGATTGTGCTGCAGGCAGAACACATGTGTGCTCAACTCCTCCTACAGCCCATACAGAACTGCCTtccttgcccctctcccccattcctcTCATGTTCCCAGCCCTTCACAGTACTCCTTGCACTCCATCCCTAGGGACATTTTCCATAATGACAGCTGGACTGACATGCAGCTGGGAGATCCTTGTGTCCCTTATAAGAAATGTTCATCTGtgtattgctgtttaa
- the LOC122172315 gene encoding uncharacterized protein LOC122172315 isoform X2: protein MEHGCLKYDFFSRSHNFGMSGTLTPTSRLLMAWMRRNMKGMKQCRAKITELRQVYQKAREANHYSGAMSKTCRFYKELHAIFSYDPTSTTKIPMDTSGGLKATASRVNLKDEVVDNEVELEEDVGQETLPCQSAITSGGTKAAHKRAAYGPDLKPHACRRCVLGSSVTLSSVTSDVPLRASSYMLVECLRQIRRRLRRSKEDMFRELLQSSDQAKSEHRAWRETINEKLEMDSQKRRQTQEQVNKAHAGPNRDAVVPDCAAGRTHVCSTPPTAHTELPSLPLSPIPLMFPALHSTPCTPSLGTFSIMTAGLTCSWEILVSLIRNVHLCIAV, encoded by the exons GAACTTTGACACCTACAAGCCGATTGCTCATGGCATGGATGAGAAGGAACATGAAAGGGATGAAGCAGTGCCGTGCTAAGATCACAGAGCTGAGGCAagtgtaccagaaggcaagggaagcCAACCATTACTCTGGTGCAATGTCaaaaacatgccgcttctacaaggagctgcatgccattttcAGCTatgaccccacctccactacCAAAATCCCCATGGATACTTCAGGGGGACTGAAGGCAACAGCCAGCAGAGTCAATCTCAAGGACGAAGTGGTGGACAATGAGGTCGAGTTGGAGGAGGATGTGGGACAG GAAACTTTGCCATGCCAATCGGCAATTACTTCTGGAGGAACCAAAGCAGCACACAAGCGAGCAGCATACGGACCTGATCTGAAGCCACACGCATGCAGGAGATGTGTCCTTGGATCTTCGGTTACCCTCAGTAGTGTGACTTCAG atgtgcccttgagggCCAGCTCCTACATGCTGGTGGAGTGCCTCCGTCAGATAAGGAGGCGATTGAGGAGGAGTAAGGAGGACATGTTTCGTGAATTGCTGCAATCTTCAGATCAGGCCAAGAGCGAGCACAGAGCATGGAGAGAGACCATAAATGAGAAACTAGAAATGGATAGCCAGAAGAGGAGACAGACTCAGGAGCAGGTTAATAAAGCTCATGCAGGACCAAACAGAGATGCTGTGGTCCCTGATTGTGCTGCAGGCAGAACACATGTGTGCTCAACTCCTCCTACAGCCCATACAGAACTGCCTtccttgcccctctcccccattcctcTCATGTTCCCAGCCCTTCACAGTACTCCTTGCACTCCATCCCTAGGGACATTTTCCATAATGACAGCTGGACTGACATGCAGCTGGGAGATCCTTGTGTCCCTTATAAGAAATGTTCATCTGtgtattgctgtttaa